The DNA window ATGTCTAACAGCTATACCGAGGATAGGATGATCTGCTATAGAGGATACTATAGAACCTCTATAGAAGACCCTCCTCCCATCGTTAAGAGATCCTATATATTCAGAAGGCCTCCTAACCATAGAGATCACCAAGATACTTCTCTATACCAGCTAAAATAATTTATATGAATAGATGTTTCCTAATTATCTCTGCCTCTTCAAGGGCTTTATCCCTAGTATTCATATATACTATTTTACCTCCACTCATAACGCCTATCTTGGTAGCGATCTCCGCTATAGCGTTAAGCTTCGTGCCCGACTCAACCATTACAATGGTTTTACCCATCTTCCTGAGATTATTCAGCATGGAATATATCTTCTTAACCATTATAGGCATCACACCCTCTGTTGGCTCGTCTAATAAAAGAAGATCTGTGTTTGTTAGAAGGCATCTCAGGATGGATACTATCTTTCTCTCACCCCCACTCAAAAGATCCGCTCTTCTATTTAGAAGCCCCCTTATCTCAGGATAGATCTCTTCGAGGAGAGATAGATCTATATCCTTTTTACCAGCAGCCAGCCTTAGATTCTCAAGAACATTCATCCCCTGGAATAACCCTGCATCATCTGGCACATAGAGGATGCCTAGCCTGGATATCTCGTATGTCCTTAGCCTAGATATATCTATACCCTTAAACAGGATCCTACCCTTTCTAATAACCTCAATACCCATTATAGCCTTTAAAAGGGTTGTCTTGCCAACACCATTCCTCCCAAGTATAGCTATTAGATCTCCCCTATCTACTGAGAGGCTGATGCTATGAAGCACATGCGCCTTTCCGTAATAAGCGTCTAGCTTCTCTATAGATAGCATCTCTAGACACCCAGATATATCTCTCTAACGTATTTGTTCTCAGCTATCTCACTCGGAGATCCGTCTGCTATAACCTCACCCCTATTCATAACTATAACCCTCTTAGAGATGCTGAACACAACATCCATATCGTGTTCCACAAGCACCACTGGGATCTGCTTCGAGAGATCTGTTATGAGCGAGGCCACCTCCCTCTTCTCATCAACATTAAGACCAGCCATGGGCTCGTCGAGAAGCAAGAGCCTCGGCTTGGTAGCGAGAGCCACAGCGATCTCTACAAGCCTTTGAACGCCGTGGGGAAGCCTATATACCTCCACATCTCTATAGCCCTCAAGGCCAAGCCTCTTTATTATACCATTAACATCTACATCTCCATCCCTTCTGGAGAGTGATGATACAAGTACATTTTGATAGACAGTTAAGCTGCTGAAGAGATTTATAACCTGGAATGTTCTTGCAATACCCAGCCTAACAATCTTATGGGGGCTAGCCCCAGTTATATCCCTACCCATGAAGAACACCTTGCCTGAATCTGGTTTCAGCCTACCTGTTATAACATTTATAAGGGTTGTCTTGCCAGCACCGTTAGGCCCTATTATCGCTGTTACACCATCCCCCCTTATCGATAGGCTCACCTTGTTTAGAGCTGTGAAGCTACCGAATCTCTTAACTAGATTCTCAACCCTGAGTATCTCCTCGCCCTCCAAAGCCTATCCACCACCTCTAAAATACCTCCCCTGGATCCCAGGATCAGTGCTGCGAGGATCGAGCCTAGGATAAGCTGCCATATATCAGCCCATCTAGCTACATATGTTGTGAGGAATATAACAACTAGAGATCCTATGATAGGACCTGTAAAGAATTGAGCACCCCCGATCAGGGTTGCTAGGAGGGGCTCAGCACCTGTAGTCCAATAAGCCAGATCTGGGGTTATCGCGCCCATCAAGATAGCGTAGAGAGCTCCCGCAGCTCCTGCTACTGTACCAGATATTATAAATGCAACCATCCTCAGCCTAAAGATAGAGTGGCCTGTGAATGGAACGAAATCCTCGTTAGCACCTAGGCTTCTGATTAGAAGACCTAGCTTAGATCTATGTAATATATATAGAGATACCAAGGCTACTAAGAAGAAAATATAGATGTAATAATATCTCGCAATAGGATCTGATATATTGATCAGCACCCCTAGCCTTGGAATACCCGAGATACCATCGCTACCCCCTGTAAATGATCTCCATTTGAGGAGTAGAGCATATAGTAGCATGCCAAAAGCAAGGGTTAGCATTGAGAAGTATATCCTGCTATGCCTCAGGGTTAGAAAGCCTATTATAAGAGATAGGGCTAGAGAAACACCTATAGCTACTGCCGTTCCCACAAGAGGATCTCTATACACGTCTCTAGTAAATATTGCTAGAGCATAGGCACCAGCAGCATAGAAGAGGGCATGGCCAAAGCTTAGGAGGCCGGCGTATCCAAATAAAATGTTATATGATAGTGAGAACATAGATAGGATCATGAATAGCGATGCCATATACATATAGAATGGATCTCTAAAAATAGGTATAGACGCTACTACAACACATAGAATGGCTAGAGCATATATATGTGGGTCTAGCCTAGAGAGTCTCGATATCATCACCTCTCACCAAAGATCCCCTGCGGCCTTACGAGGAGGGATATAGCCATTATAAGGTATATTAATAGGAGATCTACTTCTGGGAAGTATAGTGTGAATATACTCTCAGAGATACCTATTATAAGCGAAGCTATATATGCACCATGTAGATGGCCTAGGCCAGCTATAACCGTTACTATGAAAGCAGATACTATGAGAAAATCGCTTAGCCCAGGCACAACTGGGGAGAACATTACTAGGAGACCGCCGCCTAACCCTGCTACTAGGCTGCCGAGGAAGAAGACCGATGTGTAGATCATACCTGTGTTTATGCCAAGAGACTCAGCTATATGGGGCCTTCTCCAAGTAGCCCTTACCCTGAGGCCCCACATAGTCTTATTTATAAGCATAACTATTAATAGATATACCGCTAGCCCAACAGCTATAACCAAGATCATGTAGAGGGGGAAAACCCTACCGAGAATAGTGATCCCTATAGCCAGAGACTCTGGAAGC is part of the Sulfolobales archaeon genome and encodes:
- a CDS encoding branched-chain amino acid ABC transporter permease gives rise to the protein MISRLSRLDPHIYALAILCVVVASIPIFRDPFYMYMASLFMILSMFSLSYNILFGYAGLLSFGHALFYAAGAYALAIFTRDVYRDPLVGTAVAIGVSLALSLIIGFLTLRHSRIYFSMLTLAFGMLLYALLLKWRSFTGGSDGISGIPRLGVLINISDPIARYYYIYIFFLVALVSLYILHRSKLGLLIRSLGANEDFVPFTGHSIFRLRMVAFIISGTVAGAAGALYAILMGAITPDLAYWTTGAEPLLATLIGGAQFFTGPIIGSLVVIFLTTYVARWADIWQLILGSILAALILGSRGGILEVVDRLWRARRYSGLRI
- a CDS encoding ATP-binding cassette domain-containing protein, translated to MLSIEKLDAYYGKAHVLHSISLSVDRGDLIAILGRNGVGKTTLLKAIMGIEVIRKGRILFKGIDISRLRTYEISRLGILYVPDDAGLFQGMNVLENLRLAAGKKDIDLSLLEEIYPEIRGLLNRRADLLSGGERKIVSILRCLLTNTDLLLLDEPTEGVMPIMVKKIYSMLNNLRKMGKTIVMVESGTKLNAIAEIATKIGVMSGGKIVYMNTRDKALEEAEIIRKHLFI
- a CDS encoding ABC transporter ATP-binding protein; amino-acid sequence: MEGEEILRVENLVKRFGSFTALNKVSLSIRGDGVTAIIGPNGAGKTTLINVITGRLKPDSGKVFFMGRDITGASPHKIVRLGIARTFQVINLFSSLTVYQNVLVSSLSRRDGDVDVNGIIKRLGLEGYRDVEVYRLPHGVQRLVEIAVALATKPRLLLLDEPMAGLNVDEKREVASLITDLSKQIPVVLVEHDMDVVFSISKRVIVMNRGEVIADGSPSEIAENKYVREIYLGV
- a CDS encoding branched-chain amino acid ABC transporter permease, which produces MDLTPIFYQLFTGLYRASIYWLIASGLTLIFGVLRVVNFSQAVLLVLGGYLTYTFYKLTGNLWLSIALASLTVGLVGIAIERLLLRPLYKVDVTYQLLMTFAASLIINDVSKNIWGKLPISVPLPESLAIGITILGRVFPLYMILVIAVGLAVYLLIVMLINKTMWGLRVRATWRRPHIAESLGINTGMIYTSVFFLGSLVAGLGGGLLVMFSPVVPGLSDFLIVSAFIVTVIAGLGHLHGAYIASLIIGISESIFTLYFPEVDLLLIYLIMAISLLVRPQGIFGER